In the genome of Naumovozyma dairenensis CBS 421 chromosome 7, complete genome, the window GTACGGGGTCATTTACAAACCAAAGACTACTCTTCTATATCAATGATAACTGTGCAGTGATGGGTAAGAACCAAACTAGTTGGAAAGAGTTACATTTGAAACAGTTACAAGAAAGTGGTTATGAAATATTAAGAAGATTATCTGGAGGAGGTGCTGTCATTCATGATTTAGGAAATGTCAATTATTCATTCCTGACAGCAAGAGATGAATTCAAGACAAGttattttaatgaattaattacACAATGGATCAATAGGATGAGTCCCATGGATTATCCActgaaattgaataaacGTGGAGATATTACTTATAATGATAAGAAATGTAGTGGGAGTGCCTTTAAGATTGCGAAGGGTAAAGCATATCATCATGGTACTATGTTGATTAGCGCGCAATTAGATAAATTTCATGGGTTGCTAAAGCCAGATCATATTAATGGGGTAGAATGGGAATGTAATAGTGTCGATAGTGTTAGATCGGAAATAACTAATATCCCATTTAATGCACCAGGGGAGTTCATTGATTTATGTATCAAGGGATTCCGTGAGGAATTCGCATTGATGACGGGGGCCAATGATTCTGTCCCTGTATATTATTGTGATGAGACATCCACAATGAATACACAAATAGCAGAAACAATGGAGTTGTTGAGTAGTGATCAATGGAAATATTTTACGGGACCTAAATTCAAAGTCAAATCAACCGAGACAAACAAGACAATTTCAGTGGAAAAGGGGATCATAAGGCAAAGTGACTTCCCTGGTATAGTTGGTAAACCATTCAAAGACATATTTGATAAGAATCCACAAGAATTAGAACCCGCATCATTAAGAAGATTCATATCATTACTCTATTAGAAAGCGCGTTACCCGGATGAAGTATCCGCGATGGCTTTCACGGGTTAATTTCtgtctttttttttggtttccattgaaaattgaaatttaaaagatttttGTACAATGGCGATTTATGAATTATTCACATAGGATAATGTTATGCTACGGTCTTGTAtggtttattattgaagatacCATTGATATGATCTTTCCTTCTAGAAAATTGctgttatttatttatttcgAGAAAGCATAGGCAAgatcatataatattactTCTTATGCGAAAATCCTTATATCTCGAGAATACAATTGAGTTCCTAAAAGGAAGAGTATACCTCGGAGCATACGATTATACACCggaagatgatgatacagcaatttttttcaccGTGGAAGATACTCTTTTTTACAACAGTTTCCATTTAGATTTCGGTCCTTTAAATGTAGGGCATCTTTACAGATTCGCAGTGATATTTCATGAAATCCTAAATAATCCAGATAATGCAGATAAGGCAGTTGTCTTTTATTCTTCTGCTTCAAGTAGACAACGTGCAAATACCGCGTGTCTGTTATGTTGTTATATGATCTTGGTTCAAGGTTGGACTCCACATCAAGTATTACAACCATTAGCACAAGTAGATCCACCATTCATGCCCTTCAGAGACGCTGGTTATTCCAATGCAGATTTCGAAATTACAATACAAGATGTCATTTATGGTATTTGGAGAGCTAAGGAGAAAAGTTTAATCGATTTacatttatttaatttacaGActtatgaaaaatatgagCATGTAGAGAATGGagatttgaatgaattgaCTCCAGATATTATTGCATTCGCATCACCTCAAGAACATCCAAGATTTTTATCAATGGCTTCTAGTTTCTCTAAACCTCATTTAAATCAATCTTTCAAAAGTGTAttgaaattcttcaaaaagaGTGATGTGCAATTAGTGGTAAGATTGAATTCTCATTTATATAATGCCGATCATTTTGAAGATCTCGGTATTCAGCATTTAGATATGATTTTTGAAGATGGTACATGTCCAGATATGTCAATAGTTCATAATTTTGTTGGTGCAGCTGAAACAATTATAAAGCGAGGTGGGAAAATTGCTGTACACTGTAAAGCAGGTTTAGGTAGAACAGGTTGTCTCATTGGAGCATATctaatatatacatatgGATTTACTGCAAATGAATGTATTGGATTCCTAAGATTTATAAGGCCAGGGATGTTCGTTGGTCCACAACAACATTGGTTATATCTACATCAAAGTGAATTTAGAGAATGGAAATATACAATGAGACTTTCTTTGGAACCAAGTGATTTAATAGGAGGTCTATATCCATTGGTTAGTTTAGAAGAATATCATTCTcagaaaagaaaactaaGGGACCATAGtaataaggaaaatgaACATAATGACAGTGATGTTAATGATGATCTACGTGATCTAGTCATTACCCCCAGGAAAACTAAACATGCGGctaaagaaaagaaattttattcAGTGGCAGTACCCCAGAATTCTCCAGGTCAACCAAGAAAGGGACACAATGGTT includes:
- the NDAI0G05910 gene encoding uncharacterized protein (similar to Saccharomyces cerevisiae CDC14 (YFR028C); ancestral locus Anc_1.349), yielding MRKSLYLENTIEFLKGRVYLGAYDYTPEDDDTAIFFTVEDTLFYNSFHLDFGPLNVGHLYRFAVIFHEILNNPDNADKAVVFYSSASSRQRANTACLLCCYMILVQGWTPHQVLQPLAQVDPPFMPFRDAGYSNADFEITIQDVIYGIWRAKEKSLIDLHLFNLQTYEKYEHVENGDLNELTPDIIAFASPQEHPRFLSMASSFSKPHLNQSFKSVLKFFKKSDVQLVVRLNSHLYNADHFEDLGIQHLDMIFEDGTCPDMSIVHNFVGAAETIIKRGGKIAVHCKAGLGRTGCLIGAYLIYTYGFTANECIGFLRFIRPGMFVGPQQHWLYLHQSEFREWKYTMRLSLEPSDLIGGLYPLVSLEEYHSQKRKLRDHSNKENEHNDSDVNDDLRDLVITPRKTKHAAKEKKFYSVAVPQNSPGQPRKGHNGSNTIEDINNSKKIHINNKSSPIKSSQIKSLIVDNNSDNEEGDDANHPRNRSTKTVQNDDDDEEEEEDDDDILRRLLPKIEGQFLEGEQQVLVYVK
- the AIM22 gene encoding putative lipoate--protein ligase (similar to Saccharomyces cerevisiae YJL046W; ancestral locus Anc_1.347), producing the protein MLKIGLINRISIRRRFTVSYFTTGKTPFNLSNTDGKDDKYKELNSMYVDMFTPEGDESETVSNPNNNKSELEEINEEMNDLCNIGYKKISSQDLQSITKSPGRFILQSLSHNPYYNLSLEDYIFRNTPSCTGSFTNQRLLFYINDNCAVMGKNQTSWKELHLKQLQESGYEILRRLSGGGAVIHDLGNVNYSFLTARDEFKTSYFNELITQWINRMSPMDYPLKLNKRGDITYNDKKCSGSAFKIAKGKAYHHGTMLISAQLDKFHGLLKPDHINGVEWECNSVDSVRSEITNIPFNAPGEFIDLCIKGFREEFALMTGANDSVPVYYCDETSTMNTQIAETMELLSSDQWKYFTGPKFKVKSTETNKTISVEKGIIRQSDFPGIVGKPFKDIFDKNPQELEPASLRRFISLLY